DNA sequence from the Alosa sapidissima isolate fAloSap1 chromosome 13, fAloSap1.pri, whole genome shotgun sequence genome:
GTAGTTGAAGGTGTGTAGTGTAGTTGaaggtgtgtagtgtagtgcaaGGAGCTAGTGTAGTTGaaggtgtgtagtgtagtgcaaGGGAAGTGTGATAGGAGAGGAGATACTCTCGGAAGAGTTGGGTCTACAAGAGCATCTTGAAAATAGAAAGGAACACCCCAGCTCTAGTAGCACTTGGTAAGTCGTTCCACTTTAGGGGACTACAATACAACAGAAGTACATACTCAAGATatctttttttcatattacTTTATTCATCTTGTTTATTCAACTCCAGAAAGCACTATTACAGTACAATACAGTATCTCTGTCTTGTCATACATCTATTGATATCTATTTGCTGTACAAAATGTCTGTATGTACATGTGAATGATTAGTCTTTGACTGATGTGGTCATTGTTTTCTCGACACATCTTCATTGCTTAAGACATTTCCTGGTGAGCTCGGACGATGCTCATTGGTGGAGTCTAAATGGGTGGGTCTGCCCGCTGATATGAAGGAGCTTCATCAGGAGGTCCTTGCTGCTTTCCGATTGGTTAAGAGGAGTGTCCTCATCATCGGCATCCAGACAGGATTGGTCGACGGCACAGCCCTCTGAGAAAACGTTATCagatattaacacacacacaatatacatcagatattaacactcacacacaatacgCATCAGAtattaacactcacacacaatacgCATCATTTTGCCAGTATTGCATGAACATGAAAGAATTCGTATGCTGTAAATAATTCAAAACAATACAGAAATAAGCATCCACAGCAGAGAAATCGGTTCCATAAACTAATGCAGAACAAGGATTAAAGTTTCAGTGAATGTTGATGTTATATCTGCTGTCCAGCTATTGCACATATTATCTGTTCCAAATAATGTCATGGAAAAGAAAAAGCATCTCAGCAACTTCCCCTGCCATATTAATTTTAttcaattaaaaaatatttcctcagtttttttttttaatgttgtgcTATTGGTCTGGATGAAAATGGAAATGTCTCATCCTCCAAATTGCAATTCACTTACAAATACAGTATAAATTATGTCAAAAGAAGGAAAGAATTATGTGAGTGATACTAAGCGATAGTACTAAGACTGGAGTAAACAAGTAAACCTGAGTTGATACAACTCATAATGGAGGATGCCTCTTCATGTTAATCAATGGTAAGGATTTTAACACACAAGTGTTTTGGCTCTGAAAGCTGCGGAGAAGGCTGAGGTGACGCTGATGCGCTGGTGGTGTCTCGTCCGCCTCACCTGAGTCGCAGCAGATGCCTGGGGCGGCGCACCGTCCCTCCTCTGAGCCGCAGGCTCGGCCGCCGGCCTCGCAGGGGGAGGGCAGGAAGTTCTCCTCCAGGCAGCGCGTGGTCTCGGGGGAGCCCAGGTAGCAGCCCATCCCCTCCCCGCAGCAGATGCTGGGGCCGAAGCAGCGACCTCTGTCCCCGGGCCCACAGGACAAGCACTGCAGCCGGGGGCAACAGGGGCATTATGGTATGGTAACGGGGGTACTAAATAACCAATGAATATCTACACAGAAGACACATGGACTGGTACCACTGCAGTTTAAAATGGAAGAAGAAGCCTGAGGGCAGAGCCTTATAGATAGTCCTCTCTAGGGCTCTGGTCTAGGGCATTAGATGAATAAGTGAATTCCAATGAAAGATATATTTCCCCCCCCAACCACACCTTCCTGGGCAGGTCCTGCAGGGCTCTCTTGCCCCCGATGGGGCAGTTGGAGATGTAGCAGGCCGTGCAGACGGACAGGAGGCACAGCAGGCAGAAGACCAGTCCCGGAGCTCCAGACATCACTGAGTGAGCCAAGCACAGACCAGGAGAGACCAGAGAGAAGGAATAGagagggaatagagagagagaggagagagggaagagagagaccggagagagagaggagagagaccggagagagggacagagagaggcacggagagagggaagagagagagagaggagagagaccagagagagggacagagggggacagagagagaccggagagagagaggagagagaccagagagagagacagagagagagagaccggagagagagaggagagagaccagagagagagacagagagagggaagagagagagacagggagggaagagagagaccggagagagggacagagagggacagagagagggaagagaagttAGCAGTGGGTTTTacataaaaaacaacacagTCACAGAACACAGTCAAGTCAATCAGAACATTCAGTCTGAGCTGTTCATTGAAATATGAAATTACCAACGTAAATCtaaaaagattattttttaagGTTCTGCAGTATAAATGACAAACAGACTTACTTTGTGAGGTTGAGAGTTGAGTTGCTCTGAGGTGCTGGTTTACGTAGTATCAGGAGGGAAGATGCGTGTTTGGTCTTGGATATGAAAAGCGGCCCTTATATACTCTTAAGACCCCTGAGGACATGCTGTGGGTCTGTATCTCCTGATTAACAGTGATCACCATCAGATTAATTGTGTGACCTGGTGGGGTCAGTGTCATGGGCTGTAGGAAGTCAAGTAATGAGCAGTGAGGTTTTAATGGAGACCACCCGTGACCATGCATAAGGACATCATCACGGCAAGGCAGGATAAGTTAAGTGGCAAGTGGTGGTCAGATTTTGAAGTTCATTTCTGACAAAAGCACAATTATAGCTTTTTGGTCAGAGAGGCACAGCTCCAATGTGAACTAAGGCCATGGAAGTCATGTTCCTCAGTGTTTGGGAGTAAGCTCTCATCTGATAGACTGTATGCAGAATTAAAACTAGATTGTATAATGAAATAGCTGCCCACATATCTGCTCACACTAGAGGGCCTCCAGTCTTGCTCTGGCTGCCTCACCTGTCAACACCTGTCAGTGTTACATCAGCTCACGACTTCACTTGAGTTAACACATGGAACAGAGAGAGGCCCAGTCTGATAATCTCAGTGAAGTGCCTCAGTAACAAAACACAAATGAATAATATTATATCAAACATGATGAGACAAAAATATCTTCATCTACACATTTATGGCCTACATCAGTCGCATAGATTTGTTCAGTTTAGGTATTGTGGCCTGGAATTCCAAATGGATATAAAAAAATGGCAGCCTAATATATTCCTCCAGTCACTGTGCTACTCTAATTAGACTCATGAGGTCACGCATTTAATATGATCACCTTTGTAACACCGTACAGCCCAATAATTTATTGATATAATAATTGGGGTCATCATAATTGATTTTAATGATGTGCAGGGCCAGTGAATTAAACTTCATTATATGACCACAGTCAAAAGGCCAACTGAGTTAAAATAGCCTAACTGACTCAGTCTGACGCAAGCTTCTGTCAGAAGGCCTATCTTTAATTAATTTTCGGCCACCTGACTGGCTATTTTGAactaaaaattttttttttaaactgttttaATCATGCCACTGTTTTAAACTGTTTTAACCACTGTTTTTTAaaggctatagcctatatttttttataattgaaaaaaataaatgagagGATCCTTTAATATAGGCCATATATCTCTAAATGACTCTCCTACTGCTGGCTAACAGTAAGCGAGGAGATTGACCTAATCTGTAGCATTTAATTCTATTATCAAGCAGAGAAATAGGGGCATGTATTGTTTACATGGGATTAACCAACAGATTTCATTTTTGACTGCCGACAGACAACATCGCgactcctcctctctgctggcTGGCGTTGCCTTCCACCTGAGCACCGTGAGCTGGAGCCAACATGGCGGAGTTACTGTAGCTCCGCAGTGACCATCGCAGCTCTCACGTAACGTCAGCAGTCACGGACTAATTATTAGACAAAATACGTCGTATTCAGGCCTTGTTTCCTATTGTACTTATACACGGGACGTTTGTTGGAAGAATTTGTCAGGCCGCAGTCTCAGCATTTGCCTTACTGGCTCAGAATCTTCAACGTCGCTGACAGACCGAAACGTTAGCTCATTGACAGGGGGAGTAGCCTATTCCGCAGGGGTATCTCGATTTCTGGGTTGGGGTTCCGGAGGATCGTTGTGGAGAAATGTTTCAAAGGTAGGTAAGGCTATACAAGACAATACTGTTTATTTGGAGCTCTTTCCTCTCCGTTGTTTTTAATCCGTTGAACGACATAGCTCTGCTATCTTTTATGCTCAAGTGACAGTCAGCTGACACGTAGCAGGTCAGTACACGATCTCCGACGAGCTTCACACAGAtaaacagggcaacacagagggTGTTTGAGGTGGCTACCGTGTGACCTGTTGGTAGGCGACACATTCAGTATGGCCTTGCTCTGTTCTGTGTCTCTGATACAGAGTCCTACAGTAAGTAAGTGTCCTACCATAGAGTTTTTTTGGCAGCACATATTAATAGTGATCATTGTTATCCATGTAGCCTAAATCTGTCTGATTTGGAGATTTCGTTTAGGCCTATTCTGCATATTTATATGGCAGGCTTTATTTCAATATGATGGAGCGTTGTTTCATGAAATGATGTCATGGGACAACtcctttgttgttgtgttgactACACAATATTCTGACTCCTCCCATATGTGATGGTCTTTAATGGTGTTTAATaatcccgcccccccccccccgccccccctcacTCTCAAT
Encoded proteins:
- the oxt gene encoding oxytocin-neurophysin 1, which translates into the protein MMSGAPGLVFCLLCLLSVCTACYISNCPIGGKRALQDLPRKCLSCGPGDRGRCFGPSICCGEGMGCYLGSPETTRCLEENFLPSPCEAGGRACGSEEGRCAAPGICCDSEGCAVDQSCLDADDEDTPLNQSESSKDLLMKLLHISGQTHPFRLHQ